A single region of the Schizosaccharomyces osmophilus chromosome 3, complete sequence genome encodes:
- the sec5 gene encoding exocyst complex subunit Sec5 — protein sequence MNEDDEILAHYGLKSFHQDYWTEKSDLDLRGQPAPLSSPLDSAHHGRNRSDDILQTTGSGSDPYYPNGVQGNPVAHSAMKRSQTSAMPSMTIPMMERSKYDSASSNWSRGSPSAVVGMNGKVQTKKPSNGSRLLLGLMETNFNKFIATKETIDNVYAQIVSTLGEHGQLNTMEICEESLNEAIKEFHGLDDESMKQLDVDYGKLLVLQQCKVFYSLPEKFRQFYEQEKYSKLLQEYKKAKIVYEKEHDRALRNNKPLATLMEHAWHVAQSSLDSLASSIWNRILHTEGDFSYIIESLSDLLKIKSNPISGRDPVLYAMVSQQKHLYTFMKEKFSYYESLIKLRQDESGKFAYAQASLMLVWKAVSRGGDLDYALRGRPEVFAGMQLIEWASVCVGAITQEIKEIELLTKEFLAGTIQKDYPEDAKRYGHDPKQMGVIVEKLNSQFTELLYNFVGERGERLELDGANVLIQLHYFQRVADLLPKKARPIFSMAATRSLVDTWILQHVTRAQTPDLSSLFIFKGTDSQYLRPELLIIDILKGLEHLYQAPQRDEIIKEIHEAFYKVLYTAAYVPAIDTTTASNFADWDSSLTTLIDSCVEKTQHRNAEELTSLVLTMRKKFPILSFCLFKEDIFDMTSRIFTIKERLPSLQTYLIHSFPLNQTAPSLEHTFHDSLGTLMQLYTIILLQEIMSSQWLTKQTRVSSNANSIHAFTFELCTLLERVYLEVKEALPAKEAHRWMSFVTSSLTKFFLVQCTTAALQDLPVIIQILQRCVSSPVMSKLLEIQKSDPVVDSPATEQKLTNLLSRYKFQFPEMSFS from the exons ATGAACGAGGATGATGAAATTTTAGCTCATTATGGACTAAAGAGCTTTCACCAAGACTACTGGACAGAGAAAAGCGATTTAGATCTGAGAGGTCAGCCAGCTCCGTTGTCAAGTCCTTTAGACTCAGCGCATCATGGACGCAATCGTTCTGACGATATACTTCAAACGACAGG CTCAGGGTCTGATCCTTATTATCCGAATGGTGTACAGGGAAATCCGGTAGCCCATTCAGCAATGAAAAGGAGTCAAACGAGTGCAATGCCATCTATGACTATTCCAATGatggaaagaagcaaatatGATTCTGCATCTTCAAATTGGAGTCGAGGATCGCCTTCTGCAGTCGTTGGTATGAACGGCAAAGTGCAAACCAAAAAGCCTTCAAATGGGTCACGCCTGCTTTTAGGTCTCATGGAGACAAACTTTAACAAGTTTATTGCAACGAAGGAAACAATTGATAACGTTTATGCACAGATCGTATCTACGCTTGGCGAACACGGTCAGTTGAATACAATGGAAATATGTGAGGAAAGTCTTAATGAAGCAATCAAAGAATTTCACGGACTTGATGATGAATCTATGAAGCAATTGGATGTAGACTACGGAAAACTTCTTGTCTTACAACAATgtaaagttttttattcccTTCCCGAAAAATTTCGGCAGTTTTATGAACAGGAAAAATACTCAAAATTGTTACAGGAGTacaaaaaagccaaaatcgtttatgaaaaagaacatgaCCGAGCATTACGAAACAATAAACCTTTGGCTACCCTAATGGAGCATGCTTGGCATGTTGCTCAATCGTCCCTCGACAGTCTTGCTTCTTCCATATGGAATCGTATCTTACATACAGAAGGAGATTTTTCTTACATTATTGAGTCCTTATCAGATTtgttaaaaataaagtcAAATCCCATAAGTGGTCGTGATCCTGTTTTGTATGCCATGGTAAGCCAGCAAAAACACCTTTATACGTTTATGAAAGAGAAGTTTTCCTATTATGAGTCTCTTATTAAACTTCGACAAGACGAATCCGGGAAATTTGCCTATGCTCAAGCTTCCCTCATGCTAGTTTGGAAAGCCGTGTCTAGAGGTGGTGATTTGGACTATGCCTTGAGGGGCAGACCGGAGGTATTTGCCGGTATGCAATTAATCGAGTGGGCAAGCGTTTGCGTTGGAGCGATTACccaagaaatcaaagaaatagaGCTGCTAACTAAGGAGTTTTTGGCCGGGACAATACAAAAAGATTATCCAGAAGATGCCAAACGATATGGTCATGATCCAAAACAAATGGGAGTCATTGTAGAAAAGCTAAATAGTCAATTCACAGAATTGCTATACAATTTTGTTGGAGAACGCGGAGAGCGATTAGAGTTGGACGGAGCAAACGTATTGATTCAGTTGCATTACTTTCAACGAGTGGCCGATTtacttccaaaaaaagCTCGCCCCATTTTTAGCATGGCCGCAACGCGTTCTCTCGTGGATACTTGGATTTTACAACATGTAACTCGTGCACAGACACCGGATCTTTCCAGTTTGTTTATCTTTAAAGGCACTGATAGTCAGTACTTGAGACCAGAACTGCTAATTATCGATATATTAAAAGGTTTAGAACACCTATACCAGGCTCCTCAACGTGACGAGATTATTAAGGAAATCCATGAAGCATTTTATAAAGTGCTGTATACGGCGGCATACGTTCCAGCAATTGATACAACAACAGCTTCGAACTTCGCGGACTGGGACTCCAGTTTAACTACCCTCATTGATAGCTGTGTTGAGAAAACGCAACACCGGAATGCGGAAGAATTGACTTCCCTTGTACTGACAATGCGAAAGAAATTTCCCATTTTGTCATTTTGccttttcaaagaagaCATTTTTGACATGACAAGTCGTATCTTTACTATCAAAGAGCGTTTACCATCTCTACAAACGTACCTTATTCATAGCTTTCCATTGAATCAGACGGCTCCTTCGCTCGAGCACACATTTCATGATTCCCTTGGGACTCTCATGCAATTATACACAATCATCCTTTTACAAGAGATTATGTCTTCGCAATGGTTGACCAAACAAACACGCGTTTCTTCTAATGCGAACTCAATTCATGCGTTTACGTTTGAATTATGCACCCTGCTGGAACGTGTATATCTGGAAGTGAAGGAAGCGTTGCCTGCAAAGGAAGCCCATCGATGGATGTCTTTTGTAACATCGAGTCTAACCAAGTTTTTCCTTGTCCAGTGTACAACAGCAGCGCTTCAAGACCTTCCTGTAATTATTCAAATATTGCAAAGATGTGTGTCGTCTCCCGTTATGTCCAAGCTACtagaaatacaaaagagtGATCCAGTTGTCGATTCACCGGCAACAGAACAAAAACTTACGAATTTACTATCACGATacaaatttcaatttccaGAAATGAgcttttcataa
- the htb1 gene encoding histone H2B Htb1 has protein sequence MSAEKKPASKAPAGKAPRDTMKSADKKRGKNRKETYSSYIYKVLKQVHPDTGISNQAMRILNSFVNDIFERIATEASKLAAYNKKSTISSREIQTAVRLILPGELAKHAVTEGTKSVTKYSSSAQ, from the coding sequence ATGTCtgctgaaaagaaacccGCATCCAAGGCCCCCGCCGGCAAGGCCCCTAGAGACACCATGAAGTCCGCTGACAAGAAGCGTGGTAAAAACAGAAAGGAGACTTACTCCTCATATATTTACAAGGTCTTGAAGCAAGTTCACCCCGATACTGGTATTTCCAACCAAGCCATGCGTATTTTGAACTCTTTTGTCAATGACATTTTTGAGCGCATTGCCACTGAAGCCTCTAAACTTGCTGCCTATAACAAGAAGTCTACCATTTCTTCCCGTGAAATTCAAACCGCTGTCCGTTTGATCCTTCCTGGTGAATTGGCCAAGCACGCTGTTACCGAAGGTACCAAGTCCGTCACAAAATATTCTTCCTCTGCTCAATAA
- the hta1 gene encoding histone H2A alpha, giving the protein MSGGKSGGKAAVAKSAQSRSAKAGLAFPVGRVHRLLRKGNYAQRVGAGAPVYLAAVLEYLAAEILELAGNAARDNKKTRIIPRHLQLAIRNDEELNKLLGHVTIAQGGVVPNINAHLLPKQSGKANPSQEF; this is encoded by the coding sequence ATGTCTGGAGGTAAATCTGGTGGTAAGGCAGCTGTAGCCAAATCTGCTCAGTCTCGTTCTGCCAAGGCCGGTTTGGCCTTCCCTGTCGGTCGTGTTCATCGTTTGTTGCGTAAGGGTAACTATGCTCAACGTGTTGGTGCTGGTGCTCCCGTCTACTTAGCTGCCGTTTTGGAATATTTGGCTGCTGAAATTCTCGAATTGGCTGGTAACGCTGCTCGTGACAACAAGAAGACTCGTATTATTCCCCGTCATCTTCAACTTGCTATCCGTAAcgatgaagaattgaacaAACTTTTGGGTCATGTTACAATTGCCCAAGGTGGTGTTGTTCCTAACATTAACGCTCATCTTTTGCCCAAGCAATCCGGCAAGGCTAACCCCAGTCAAGAATTTTAA
- the gst4 gene encoding glutathione S-transferase yields the protein MSGGKVTDWASKDGEFRRQTSSFRETVSKDHSIFRPEVGRYHLYVSLACPWAHRTLIVRKLKGLEEVLPVHVVGWYMGPNGWDFETERGSTGDAIYQSPFLRNLYFRADPNYNMRFTVPVLWDVKHHTIVNNESAEIIRTLNYELNDLIKDPKKKELDLYPKDLRSEIDRWNDYFYETLNNGVYKSGFATKAEAYEKNVKIVFEALGKLEDLLKKTGGPYVLGDRLTETDIRLYTTVVRFDPVYVQHFKCNIGTIRHDYPHINKWLRNLYWRHPAFFETTDFDHIKWHYTRSHTQINPLSITPLGPLPPIEPL from the coding sequence ATGTCTGGCGGTAAAGTTACAGATTGGGCTAGTAAGGACGGCGAATTCCGGCGTCAAACATCATCATTTCGTGAAACAGTTTCGAAAGACCATTCAATTTTCCGCCCGGAAGTTGGCCGTTATCACTTGTATGTAAGTTTAGCTTGTCCTTGGGCCCACCGTACCCTGATCGTTCGTAAACTGAAGGGATTGGAAGAGGTATTGCCCGTGCATGTTGTAGGATGGTACATGGGTCCGAATGGTTGGGATTTCGAAACAGAACGCGGAAGTACTGGAGATGCAATTTACCAAAGTCCTTTCCTAAGAAACTTGTATTTCCGTGCAGATCCCAACTATAATATGCGCTTCACGGTGCCCGTGTTGTGGGACGTAAAACACCATACAATCGTAAACAATGAAAGTGCAGAGATCATCCGCACACTCAATTACGAATTGAACGACTTGATCAAAGacccaaagaaaaaggaactGGATCTGTATCCAAAAGACCTGCGTTCGGAAATCGATCGATGGAACGACTACTTTTATGAAACACTCAACAATGGTGTCTACAAATCGGGATTTGCTACCAAAGCAGAAGCTTACGAGAAGAATGTCAAGATTGTATTTGAAGCCCTGGGCAAATTGGAGGATTTGCTTAAAAAGACTGGTGGTCCCTACGTTTTAGGCGATCGCTTAACGGAAACCGATATTCGTTTGTACACCACGGTGGTTCGGTTTGATCCAGTGTATGTGCAGCACTTCAAGTGTAACATTGGTACGATTCGCCATGATTATCCTCACATCAACAAATGGCTTCGTAACCTTTATTGGCGCCACCCTGCCTTTTTCGAAACCACCGACTTTGATCACATCAAATGGCACTATACAAGAAGCCATACCCAAATCAACCCGTTGAGCATCACTCCCTTGGGTCCTTTACCTCCAATTGAACCTCTATAA
- the ole1 gene encoding acyl-coA desaturase: MSANGLSQGSHASVHPSTGEDNTLRQRKIPVVPVVPERRFDPKAPKHIQEQPWTLDNFWRHFNWLHLILLFSFPAIGIYGICTTPLHTKTLIFSIVYYFYSGLGITGGYHRLWAHRSYKAKKPLQYFFAAGGAAAFEGSIRWWARDHRAHHRYTDTDKDPYNVKKGFWYAHIGWMIILQNPRRIGRTDISDLNTDKHVVWNHRNFLLFATVMAFVVPSLICGYFWGDYRGGYFYAGICRLVFVHHATFCVNSLAHILGSQPFDDTNSARNHYITALVTLGEGNHNYHHAFPNDYRNGLRWYEYDPTKGFIWACSLIGLAYDLNTFPQNEIEKSLVQQRQKVLDRWRARLNWGTPLEVLPVMEFEEFLEQSKARPLVLINGVVHDVTGFQHPGGQGLLRSAFGKDATAAFNGGVYEHTNGAHNLLSTYRIAVVRGGMEVEVWKSGAGEKMPMKDTFGHRIVRVNEQPTRLQPPIEAAAAN, translated from the coding sequence ATGTCTGCGAATGGATTGTCTCAGGGCTCTCATGCCTCTGTCCATCCTTCCACTGGCGAGGACAACACTCTTCGCCAACGTAAAATCCCCGTTGTTCCTGTTGTCCCCGAGCGCCGTTTTGACCCCAAGGCCCCGAAACACATTCAGGAACAACCATGGACCCTTGATAACTTTTGGCGCCACTTCAACTGGCTGcatttgattcttttgtttagtTTTCCTGCCATCGGTATTTATGGTATTTGCACGACTCCTTTACATACCAAGACTCTGATCTTTTCCATCGTCTATTACTTCTACTCGGGTCTTGGTATTACTGGTGGTTACCACCGTCTCTGGGCTCACCGTTCCTACAAGGCCAAGAAACCCCTCCAATACTTCTTCGCCGCTGGTGGTGCCGCCGCCTTTGAAGGTTCTATCCGTTGGTGGGCTCGTGACCATCGTGCTCATCACCGTTATACCGACACTGACAAGGACCCTTACAATGTCAAGAAGGGTTTCTGGTACGCTCACATTGGCTGGATGATCATCCTCCAAAACCCTCGTCGTATTGGCCGTACCGATATTTCAGACTTGAACACCGACAAGCATGTCGTCTGGAATCATCGTAACTTCCTTCTGTTTGCTACTGTGATGGCCTTTGTTGTACCTAGTCTTATTTGTGGTTACTTCTGGGGTGATTACCGTGGTGGCTACTTCTACGCTGGTATCTGCCGTCTTGTCTTTGTTCACCATGCTACCTTCTGCGTGAATTCCCTCGCTCATATCTTGGGTAGTCAACCTTTTGACGATACCAACTCCGCCCGTAACCACTACATCACCGCCCTTGTCACTCTCGGTGAGGGTAACCACAACTACCACCACGCCTTCCCTAACGACTACCGTAATGGTTTAAGATGGTACGAATACGACCCTACCAAGGGTTTCATCTGGGCTTGCAGTCTCATTGGTCTTGCTTACGATCTCAACACCTTCCCTCAAAATGAAATCGAAAAGAGTCTTGTTcaacaaagacaaaaggTTTTGGACCGCTGGCGTGCTCGCCTCAACTGGGGTACTCCTTTGGAGGTCCTCCCTGTTAtggaatttgaagaatttttgGAACAAAGCAAGGCTCGCCCTCTTGTCCTCATCAACGGTGTCGTTCACGACGTGACTGGTTTCCAACACCCTGGTGGTCAAGGTCTTTTGCGTTCTGCCTTTGGTAAGGATGCCACTGCTGCTTTCAATGGTGGTGTATATGAGCACACCAATGGTGCCCATAACTTGCTCTCTACCTACCGTATCGCTGTTGTCCGCGGTGGTATGGAAGTTGAGGTTTGGAAGTCTGGTGCCGGTGAAAAAATGCCCATGAAAGATACCTTTGGTCACCGAATCGTTCGTGTTAACGAGCAACCCACTCGCCTTCAGCCTCCTATTGAAGCCGCTGCTGCTAATTGA
- the rsc7 gene encoding RSC complex subunit Rsc7, which yields MESPVESDHSVPTNPTVSLKKRRGRPPKGSYAAFGSDDEDDDEYYGGRSRRRTNRAPRPKVSTQSSGSTVVPKDLYAHRATLEDDELNFGVVDPEGEKKVNELGYLNGGREYRCRTFTCLGRGNRLYMLSTEPARAMGYRDSYLLFLKHRSLHKIIVDDAEKWDLIERNIIPHSYKGRAVGIVAARSIFREFGAKIIVGGRRIVDDYWEGEFRARGFAEGDLADPEDKLPPPGMPYNRNQYVAWHGASAVYHTQPSFEAQLPSAVRKRKKDPPKDATWLFQHAKATSAYNNDLAENIARKQTTGFFEPHSNLLHVPQNSQPSRTEWAHIAHDQEEYIAPKLDILVSLNPDIAPQVSLINVPFSVLASCPPHIQDAIRRRQEQELLQARMNGTLW from the coding sequence ATGGAATCACCAGTAGAGTCTGATCATTCGGTGCCGACGAATCCTACAGTTAGCTTGAAGAAACGCAGAGGACGTCCTCCCAAAGGAAGTTATGCGGCATTCGGTAGTGACGATGAAGACGATGATGAATATTACGGTGGTCGCTCGCGTAGGAGGACAAATCGCGCTCCAAGACCCAAGGTCTCAACGCAATCCTCTGGTTCTACCGTTGTTCCTAAAGATTTGTATGCACATCGTGCAACCTTGGAAGATGACGAACTCAATTTTGGTGTGGTTGATCCCGAAGGAGAGAAAAAGGTGAATGAGCTTGGTTATTTGAACGGTGGACGCGAGTATCGTTGTCGAACATTCACTTGTCTGGGTAGAGGAAATCGGTTGTACATGCTTTCGACAGAACCCGCCCGTGCCATGGGTTATAGGGACTCatatttattgtttttaaaaCATCGCTCTCTCCATAAGATTATAGTCGATGATGCAGAAAAATGGGACTTAATTGAACGAAATATTATTCCACACTCATATAAGGGAAGAGCAGTGGGAATCGTAGCTGCACGTTCTATCTTCCGTGAGTTCGGTGCAAAGATTATTGTCGGTGGTCGAAGGATAGTTGATGATTATTGGGAAGGTGAATTTCGCGCTCGTGGTTTTGCAGAAGGTGACCTAGCCGACCCTGAGGATAAACTCCCCCCTCCGGGAATGCCATATAATCGAAATCAATATGTCGCATGGCATGGTGCCAGTGCTGTATACCATACCCagccttcttttgaagcGCAGTTACCTTCAGCAGTCAGAAAGCGTAAAAAGGACCCTCCTAAAGATGCTACCTGGTTGTTTCAGCATGCTAAAGCCACTTCTGCTTACAATAATGACCTTGCAGAAAATATCGCACGGAAACAAACTACTGGCTTTTTTGAACCTCATTCAAATTTACTTCATGTTCCTCAAAACTCTCAGCCATCTCGAACTGAGTGGGCTCACATTGCTCACGACCAAGAAGAGTATATTGCTCCAAAACTTGATATTTTAGTATCTCTAAACCCCGATATAGCACCTCAAGTCTCGTTAATAAATGTTCCCTTTTCTGTCCTTGCTTCTTGTCCTCCTCATATACAAGACGCAATTCGAAGGCGACAAGAGCAAGAACTTTTACAAGCCAGAATGAACGGTACATTATGGTAA
- the emc4 gene encoding ER membrane protein complex subunit Emc4 produces the protein MHINDERNWYPVLEVAVQKASKGCVDTSEKYPSPRGFQGKSTPFRKANKDQSSDLSINTEKQNAEKALVLKKAWELAYSPLKQIPMNLVFAYMSGNSLQVFSIVTTFMLFLNPLKAISASGDAFASFRSVHPNAMWLPMIVYVLSQCLLMAVGIYKLQKMGLLPTTTSDWLAWEVPKHFVGRSFHPSK, from the coding sequence atgCATATCAACGACGAAAGAAATTGGTATCCGGTACTAGAAGTTGCCGTACAAAAGGCGTCTAAAGGATGTGTGGACACCTCTGAAAAGTACCCATCGCCTAGAGGATTTCAAGGAAAATCCACCCCTTTCCGAAAAGCGAATAAAGATCAATCTTCTGATTTATCCATCAACAccgaaaagcaaaatgcTGAAAAGGCTCTTGTACTGAAAAAAGCATGGGAGCTTGCATACTCTCCTCTTAAACAAATCCCGATGAATTTGGTTTTCGCTTACATGTCGGGTAACTCTTTGCAAGTTTTCAGTATTGTCACCACATTTATGTTGTTTTTAAACCCATTAAAAGCAATATCTGCTTCTGGTGATGCCTTTGCCTCTTTTCGCTCTGTCCATCCCAACGCCATGTGGCTTCCGATGATAGTTTACGTCCTTTCACAGTGCTTACTTATGGCCGTTGGTATTTAcaagcttcaaaaaatggGTCTATTACCTACTACAACTAGTGATTGGCTTGCTTGGGAAGTTCCCAAGCATTTCGTTGGGCGCTCTTTTCATCCTTCCAAGTAA
- the spf30 gene encoding splicing factor Spf30, translated as MEDEYKQYQSQLALVKISLEKDPANQELLALQNDLDELVHLTQQLINEKEQETQKQKKLEENGQSTTGSKSLANAQKLELFPGDLVMARWTSGDYSFYAGKITAISGHGANKKYTIQFLDYPEVETVSPQNLKAMPEAKRRSIAMLGSSNNALRAGLSPIPTASVVPSRSISPNSSSKTQPFKASPERVFSPTTSAPPSKVVPVGSIPTTSRPPPPTIVPEPPAIATPPPLPSQKPKKQLKPNAALEASKNSWKQFASRGVKTGRIGKRKKIGETSMFRSPEDAADRVGFMGGNRGSTKAAPREKHVYKYKEDEDNE; from the coding sequence ATGGAGGATGAATACAAACAATATCAAAGCCAACTTGCATTAGTAAAAATTTCCCTCGAAAAGGACCCCGCTAATCAAGAATTACTTGCTTTACAAAATGATTTAGATGAATTAGTTCACTTGACCCAACAGttaataaatgaaaaagagcaagaaacccaaaagcaaaaaaaattggaagaGAATGGACAGTCAACAACAGGCTCAAAATCTTTGGCCAATGCTCAAAAATTAGAATTATTCCCTGGCGATTTGGTAATGGCAAGGTGGACTTCGGGAGACTACTCTTTCTATGCTGGAAAAATAACAGCCATATCAGGACACGGTGccaacaaaaaatatacaattcAGTTTTTGGATTATCCCGAAGTTGAGACAGTATCCCCTCAAAACTTAAAGGCCATGCCTGAAGCGAAACGCAGGAGTATAGCTATGTTAGGCTCTTCTAACAATGCTCTTCGTGCTGGCCTTTCTCCTATCCCGACCGCATCTGTGGTTCCTTCTCGTAGTATTTCACcgaattcttcttctaaaacTCAGCCTTTTAAGGCCTCTCCGGAACGTGTGTTTTCTCCAACAACCAGTGCTCCTCCCTCAAAAGTTGTCCCTGTAGGTTCAATACCCACCACCTCAAGACCTCCTCCTCCGACTATTGTCCCCGAGCCTCCTGCAATTGCTACACCTCCTCCGCTTCCTTCTcaaaagccaaagaagCAACTCAAACCCAATGCCGCCTTGGAAGCTTCTAAGAACTCTTGGAAACAGTTTGCCTCAAGGGGTGTGAAAACAGGACGAATCGGTAAACGGAAAAAAATTGGAGAAACTAGTATGTTCCGCAGTCCTGAAGATGCTGCTGATCGAGTGGGATTCATGGGAGGCAATCGAGGTTCTACCAAAGCTGCCCCACGAGAAAAACAtgtatataaatataaggAGGACGAGGATAATGAATAA